One stretch of Chitinophaga pendula DNA includes these proteins:
- a CDS encoding HlyD family secretion protein, translating into MATNKHHSTEVVRWDDLSQVGREKLLKQQGLIYLGRLLLIAAAVFIIILFLPWRQTIPGRGVVTALRPEDRPQTVQNQIGGRIERWAVREGDEVHRGDTIMVLSETSQSYFDPELPLRLQEQLVAKRNSEDAADQKMEATHAQISALHNGLRYQLQAAQNKVVQAHNLVKTDSADLLAVRSFYATSVARLDRYEQGYKDGLFSLTDIETRRLNLQNDQAKVVSAENKLINSRQTLVNATIELDNIRAKYSESLAKAQSDLGSALSSKASVQGDIAKLRNEMTNIDIRRKLYVVRAPQDGYIVKTFKAGIGENIKEGESIATLQPYNPALAAEIYVNAMDVPLILNESNARLQFEGWPSVQFSGWPSVAVGTFAGKVTVIDKVSSPNGQYRLLIRPTEPVPEGDETWPQQLRLGSGVYGRVILEAVPLWYEIWRQLNGFPPSLKQEPKGETSK; encoded by the coding sequence ATGGCGACTAACAAACATCATTCAACAGAAGTAGTCCGTTGGGACGATCTTTCCCAGGTGGGACGCGAAAAGTTATTAAAGCAACAGGGTTTAATCTACCTGGGGCGGTTGCTGCTTATTGCTGCTGCTGTTTTTATCATCATTTTATTTCTGCCCTGGCGGCAGACGATTCCCGGGAGAGGTGTTGTAACGGCGCTCCGGCCAGAAGACCGGCCACAAACGGTGCAGAACCAGATCGGAGGACGTATTGAACGCTGGGCGGTCCGGGAAGGAGATGAAGTGCATCGAGGAGATACGATCATGGTGCTGTCTGAAACGTCTCAATCCTACTTTGATCCGGAGCTGCCTTTACGTTTGCAGGAGCAGCTTGTGGCCAAACGTAACAGCGAAGATGCTGCGGACCAGAAAATGGAAGCGACACATGCACAGATCAGTGCATTGCATAATGGGCTACGATACCAACTCCAGGCGGCGCAAAATAAGGTGGTGCAGGCGCATAATCTGGTCAAGACCGACAGTGCTGACCTGCTTGCCGTACGGAGCTTTTACGCGACCAGCGTGGCGCGGTTAGACCGTTATGAACAAGGCTATAAAGACGGCTTATTCTCCCTGACGGATATCGAAACGAGAAGACTCAACCTGCAGAACGATCAGGCGAAGGTGGTCAGTGCCGAAAATAAACTGATCAATTCGAGACAGACATTGGTGAATGCTACTATTGAGCTGGACAATATACGGGCAAAGTACAGTGAATCGTTGGCGAAGGCGCAATCGGACCTGGGATCAGCGCTTTCGTCCAAGGCTTCTGTCCAGGGTGACATTGCCAAGCTGCGGAACGAAATGACGAACATCGATATTCGTCGGAAATTATATGTGGTGAGGGCTCCCCAGGATGGTTATATCGTGAAGACATTTAAAGCAGGTATTGGCGAAAATATTAAGGAAGGGGAATCCATCGCTACGCTGCAGCCTTATAATCCTGCATTAGCTGCGGAGATCTATGTAAATGCTATGGATGTACCGCTGATCCTGAATGAAAGCAATGCCAGGCTGCAATTTGAGGGCTGGCCTTCTGTTCAGTTCTCCGGCTGGCCATCGGTGGCGGTAGGTACCTTTGCAGGGAAGGTAACCGTTATCGATAAAGTAAGTAGTCCCAACGGCCAATATCGCTTGTTAATACGTCCTACGGAACCTGTTCCGGAGGGGGACGAGACCTGGCCGCAGCAACTACGGTTAGGCTCGGGGGTGTATGGCCGGGTTATATTAGAAGCGGTACCCCTGTGGTATGAGATATGGCGGCAGTTGAATGGCTTCCCGCCAAGTCTGAAACAAGAACCCAAAGGGGAAACATCAAAATAA
- a CDS encoding TolC family protein: MIRFYFLFIACQLLAGSITFAQVYQPATAATVFTTEDLEDLLMAHHPVVKQTQLLGAAARAQVAQALGKFDPTIYAAFQNKHFGNTNYYNEWNSELKVPLWLAGADLKVAYDRNVGAYANPKTVTNDAGLSAVGLSIPLGQGFFIDNRRNTLWQAKAMLNYAEAEQIKQINTIWLQAISDYWNWYYAYRQYRLLYEGVDLAQTRFQAIREQVLLGDKPAIDSVEAAITIQERKMELAKYEITLQNMRLLLSNHLWNERQLPVELPGNAIPDTVDHAKLLPEKKVLEKLLDQVPQIHPELLKLESKGQQLLIEERYRKEMLKPKLNVTGTLISSRNRFNEFIPAAYDFNWSNYKVGVDFVFPIFLRAERGKLKEVRIKQEQLRYDQLITDRNIRNDVTMKYNDLTAYSEQIRLQVKNIADQEVLLRGEVQKFNLGETTLFLINSRESKLIDMQIKRENLVISYQKALAELYYKAGTRL, from the coding sequence ATGATCAGATTTTACTTTTTATTCATCGCTTGCCAATTGCTGGCAGGGTCGATCACCTTTGCGCAGGTGTATCAGCCAGCTACTGCTGCTACTGTGTTCACCACGGAGGATCTGGAGGACTTGCTGATGGCACATCATCCTGTCGTTAAACAGACGCAGCTTTTGGGGGCGGCGGCAAGGGCGCAGGTAGCGCAGGCACTCGGTAAATTCGATCCTACGATTTACGCTGCCTTTCAAAACAAACATTTTGGCAATACCAACTATTATAATGAGTGGAATAGTGAGTTGAAGGTGCCGTTGTGGCTGGCAGGCGCTGATCTGAAAGTGGCTTACGACCGGAATGTGGGCGCCTATGCCAATCCAAAAACAGTGACAAATGATGCGGGCCTGTCTGCTGTCGGGCTCAGTATTCCGCTGGGGCAAGGCTTTTTTATTGACAACCGTCGGAACACACTATGGCAAGCTAAAGCCATGCTTAACTATGCAGAAGCGGAGCAGATCAAACAGATCAATACTATATGGCTCCAGGCGATATCGGACTATTGGAACTGGTATTATGCATACCGGCAGTATCGTTTGTTATATGAAGGGGTGGACCTTGCTCAAACCCGATTTCAGGCAATACGGGAACAAGTGTTGTTGGGTGACAAACCTGCCATTGATTCGGTAGAGGCCGCGATCACTATCCAGGAGCGGAAGATGGAATTGGCGAAATATGAAATCACGCTGCAGAACATGCGTTTGTTGTTGTCCAATCATTTGTGGAATGAACGCCAGCTGCCGGTGGAGCTTCCCGGTAATGCTATTCCTGATACGGTGGATCACGCTAAATTGCTCCCCGAAAAGAAAGTACTGGAGAAGCTGTTGGACCAGGTACCACAAATCCATCCGGAGTTGTTAAAGCTGGAGAGCAAAGGGCAGCAACTGCTGATAGAAGAGCGTTACCGGAAGGAAATGTTAAAGCCCAAGCTGAATGTGACCGGAACGCTGATCTCTAGTCGCAACCGTTTCAACGAGTTTATCCCTGCGGCTTATGACTTTAATTGGAGTAATTATAAGGTAGGCGTAGACTTCGTTTTTCCGATATTTTTACGAGCGGAGCGAGGTAAGCTCAAGGAGGTGAGGATCAAACAGGAGCAGTTACGGTATGATCAGCTGATCACGGATAGAAATATCCGCAACGATGTGACCATGAAATATAACGACCTCACGGCATATAGCGAACAGATACGGCTGCAGGTCAAAAATATTGCGGACCAGGAAGTCTTGCTACGCGGAGAGGTGCAGAAGTTCAACCTGGGCGAGACCACGCTTTTCCTGATCAACAGCAGAGAGAGTAAACTTATTGACATGCAGATCAAACGGGAGAACCTGGTGATCAGTTATCAGAAGGCATTAGCGGAGCTTTATTACAAGGCAGGGACGCGATTATAA